A window from Malassezia restricta chromosome I, complete sequence encodes these proteins:
- a CDS encoding translation initiation factor 2 subunit 2 yields MSAAPSEEAVKNEPPVTKPDAPVDAADMFGGLKKKSKKKKMPVDMDLELEGSQSEKPAEKNGADAPASAEGQQAPVDDTPLDFGDLKKKKKKKAAFDLEEFEKELNETPDAGKTGETGEKEGGGGDSAPDAETWQGTDRDYTYQELLSRIFRTLRQQNPALSGEKKKYTMVPPVVQRDGSKKTMFANVIEICKRMHRQPDHVIQYLFTELGTTGSVDGSQRLVIRGRFQPKQIENVLRRYIVEYVTCKTCRSPNTLLTKENRIYFMQCEACGSQRSVSAIKTGFQAQTGKRSKMRE; encoded by the exons ATGTCGGCGGCACCGAGTGAAGAGGCCGTGAAAAATGAGCCTCCAGTCACCAAGCCTGATGCCCCTGTGGATGCGGCTGATATGTTTGGTGGTttgaagaagaagagcaagaagaaaaagatGCCGGTGGATATGGATCTGGAACTGGAAGGC TCTCAGAGCGAGAAGCCTGCTGAAAAGAACGGtgctgatgcgcctgcCTCAGCTGAAGGCCAGCAAGCGCCAGTTGATGATACGCCACTGGACTTCGGTGActtgaagaagaagaaaaagaagaAGGCTGCCTTTGATCTTGAAGAGTTCGAGAAAGAGTTGAATGAAACCCCTGACGCAGGAAAAACAGGTGAGACAGGAGAAAAAGAGGGCGGAGGTGGTGATTCGGCGCCTGATGCTGAGACGTGGCAAGGCACGGATCGCGACTACACATACCAGGAGCTTTTGAGCCGTATTTTCCGCACATTGCGTCAACAGAACCCTGCATTGTCCGGCGAGAAGAAGAAATACACGATGGTTCCTCCTGTCGTTCAGCGCGACGGCTCGAAGAAGACCATGTTCGCGAACGTTATTGAGATTTgcaagcgcatgcaccgTCAGCCTGACCATGTCATCCAGTACCTGTTCACAGAACTGGGTACGACGGGCTCCGTCGACGGTAGCCAGCGCCTTGTTATTCGCGGTCGTTTCCAACCAAAGCAGATCGAGAATGTATTGCGGCGATACATTGTGGAATACGTCACATGCAAAACGTGTCGCTCGCCCAATACGCTCCTCACAAAAGAAAACCGTATCTACTTTATGCAGTGTGAGGCCTGTGGCTCGCAGCGCTCTGTCAGCGCCATCAAGACAGGTTTCCAGGCCCAGACAGGCAAGCGCAGCAAGATGCGCGAGTAG
- a CDS encoding isoleucyl-tRNA synthetase, whose protein sequence is MANPDAVFPEHDVSSPFSFSKQEEEVLAYWNAIDAFKTSLEQSKDRKPFSFYDGPPFATGLPHYGHLLAGTVKDIVTRFAHSTGHYVDRRFGWDCHGLPVEHEIDKKLGVKGKEDILEMGIPKYNSECRAIVMRYQAEWRKTVERMGRWIDFDHGYRTMDTNFMETEWWVFKSLFDKGQVYRGLRVMPYSNACTTPLSNFEAGSNYKDVQDPAITVALTLRSDPSTSFLAWTTTPWTLPSNLALCVHPELEYVKIYDEERQCHFILSPNLLTTVYKDPKKAKIKTVQKFVGKDLVGLEYEPLFPYYYEEYKDRAFRILSDNYVTADAGTGVVHQAPAFGEDDYRVCMAHGIFTKEAQPPCPLDESGRFVDPVVDYKGLVVKDADKPIIKDLKAKGKLIVQSVLTHSYPFCWRSGTPLIYRTVPSWFVRVEPIVEKLLEANEKTLWVPKTIGSNRFGNWLANARDWNVSRNRYWGTPIPLWVSDDLEEIVCIGSIAELEERAGVTGITDLHRDKIDHITIPSSQGKGTLRRIEEVFDCWFESGSMPYAQAHYPFENKESFMRSFPADFISEGLDQTRGWFYTLLILGTHLFGEAPWKNLIVTGLVLAADGKKMSKSLRNFPDPSIVIDKYGADAVRLYLINSPIVRAENLRFREEGVKDIIASVFLPWLNSFRFLLAQVVLLKKDTGIDFVYNPHAKPVNNVMDHWILARCQSLIECVREELGNYRLYTVVPRLLTMINELTNWYIRFNRRRLKGENGAEDTLSALNALFETLLTLCLTMSPFTPFITENLYQGLRKFMPPHNTEGDIRSVHFLPFPSVKAEYLDPVIQRRFSALQSVIELVRAMREKKNLPLRVPLRELTVFHSDAQFLEDVRSLSSYVEEELNVRELVLTSDEAKCGVCFKLLADWPTLGRKLRKDMGKVKKGLDQVTSAQAKEYMMTGQITIEGIPLGEGDLRAMRYVDEKMLPPHTLSDSDGQVVVLLDGQIRPELQAEGMARDVINRIQRLRKKAGLQPTDEIDSYYRFTEGMNEALDDVMKTQTDVFVRNIRRVPRPASELKTDASVVCEEEQEVQDIKFMLTLVRAT, encoded by the coding sequence atggcgaACCCGGACGCGGTGTTCCCAGAACACGATGTTTCCAGCCCTTTCAGCTTTTCTAAACAGGAGGAAGAGGTGCTTGCATACTGGAATGCCATCGACGCATTCAAGACGTCTTTAGAACAGTCCAAGGACCGTAAGCCCTTTTCCTTCTACGATGGACCGCCGTTCGCTACGGGCTTGCCTCATTATGGCCACCTTCTTGCAGGAACAGTGAAGGATATCGTGACTCGTTTCGCCCACTCGACCGGTCATTACGTGGACCGTCGCTTTGGTTGGGACTGTCATGGTCTGCCTGTTGAGCACGAAATTGACAAGAAGCTGGGTGTCAAGGGCAAAGAAGACATCCTTGAAATGGGCATCCCCAAGTACAACTCGGAATGCCGAGCCATCGTGATGCGCTATCAAGCCGAGTGGCGCAAAAcggtcgagcgcatgggTCGCTGGATTGACTTCGACCATGGCTACAGGACGATGGACACCAATTTCATGGAAACAGAGTGGTGGGTGTTCAAGTCGTTGTTCGACAAAGGCCAAGTGTATCGTGGACTGCGCGTCATGCCGTACTCGAATGCGTGCACGACGCCTCTTTCCAACTTCGAGGCCGGCAGCAACTACAAGGACGTCCAGGATCCAGCTATCACGGTGGCTTTGACGCTCCGCTCTGACCCATCTACTTCGTTCCTGGCATGGACGACTACGCCATGGACTCTTCCGTCCAACTTAGCACTCTGTGTCCATCCCGAGCTTGAGTATGTCAAGATCTATGATGAAGAACGCCAATGCCACTTTATCTTGTCACCGAACTTACTTACGACCGTGTACAAGGACCCGAAGAAGGCCAAGATCAAGACCGTGCAAAAGTTCGTCGGTAAAGACCTTGTTGGCCTGGAGTATGAGCCACTGTTTCCGTACTATTACGAGGAGTACAAGGACCGCGCCTTCCGCATTCTCTCTGACAATTACGTCACAGCCGATGCTGGTACAGGTGTGGTTCATCAAGCCCCTGCATTTGGTGAAGATGACTATCGCGTCTGTATGGCGCACGGCATCTTCACGAAGGAAGCACAGCCGCCATGTCCTCTTGATGAGTCAGGTCGCTTTGTCGATCCCGTGGTGGACTACAAAGGTCTGGTTGTCAAGGACGCCGACAAACCCATTATCAAGGACCTCAAGGCGAAAGGAAAACTTATTGTGCAGAGTGTGCTCACTCACTCTTACCCCTTCTGCTGGCGTTCTGGCACTCCGTTGATTTACCGCACGGTGCCATCGTGGTTCGTGCGAGTGGAGCCGATCGTTGAAAAGCTGTTGGAGGCGAATGAAAAGACGCTGTGGGTGCCCAAGACCATCGGCAGCAACCGCTTTGGCAACTGGCTCGCGAATGCGCGTGACTGGAACGTGAGTCGTAACCGCTACTGGGGTACGCCCATCCCATTGTGGGTCAGCGACGACCTGGAAGAGATTGTGTGCATTGGATCCATTGCAGAGCTGGAAGAGCGTGCTGGTGTGACGGGAATCACAGATTTGCATCGTGATAAGATTGACCACATAACGATTCCATCAAGTCAGGGCAagggcacgctgcgtcgtATTGAAGAAGTGTTCGATTGCTGGTTTGAATCGGGTAGTATGCCCTACGCCCAAGCTCATTATCCCTTCGAAAACAAGGAGTCCTTTATGCGCAGTTTCCCTGCCGACTTTATTTCGGAAGGTCTTGACCAAACGCGTGGTTGGTTCTATACGCTGCTGATCCTCGGCACGCATCTGTTTGGTGAGGCCCCATGGAAAAACTTGATTGTGACGGGTCTTGTGTTGGCGGCCGACGGTAAAAAGATGAGCAAGTCGCTGCGCAACTTCCCTGACCCCTCTATCGTGATTGACAAATACGGTGCGGACGCTGTGCGACTGTATCTGATCAACTCGCCCATTGTGCGCGCCGAAAATCTGCGCTTCCGTGAAGAGGGTGTCAAGGATATCATCGCCAGTGTATTTTTGCCGTGGCTCAACAGTTTCCGCTTCCTGCTTGCGCAAGTTGTTTTGCTCAAGAAAGATACGGGCATTGACTTTGTGTATAACCCGCATGCGAAGCCGGTCAACAACGTGATGGACCACTGGATTCTCGCGCGTTGTCAAAGTCTGATCGAATGTGTCCGGGAAGAACTCGGAAACTATCGCTTGTACACGGTCGTACCGCGCTTGCTCACGATGATCAATGAGCTCACCAACTGGTACATCCGCTTCAATCGCAGGCGCTTGAAGGGTGAGAACGGTGCAGAAGACACCCTGTCAGCCCTTAATGCCCTGTTCGAGACACTGCTCACACTGTGTCTGACCATGTCGCCGTTCACGCCGTTCATCACCGAGAATTTGTACCAGGGCCTCCGCAAGTTTATGCCTCCCCACAATACCGAGGGCGACATTCGTTCCGTGCACTTTTTGCCTTTCCCTAGCGTCAAGGCCGAGTACCTCGACCCCGTGATCCAACGTCGCTTCAGTGCGCTTCAAAGCGTTATCGAGCTGGTtcgtgcgatgcgcgagaagAAAAATCTAccgctgcgtgtgccgctgcgcgaACTTACCGTCTTCCACAGTGATGCTCAATTCTTGGAAGATGTGCGCTCACTGTCGTCCTAtgtggaagaagagctGAACGTGCGCGAGCTTGTTCTCACGAGCGATGAAGCCAAGTGTGGCGTGTGCTTCAAGCTTCTAGCTGACTGGCCCACACTTGGTCGCAAGCTGCGCAAAGACATGGGCAAGGTCAAGAAGGGTCTCGACCAGGTTACGTCGGCGCAGGCGAAGGAATACATGATGACAGGTCAGATCACGATTGAGGGTATCCCGCTCGGCGAGGGTGATctgcgtgccatgcgctaTGTCGACGAGAAAATGCTGCCACCACATACGCTTAGCGACTCGGACGGTCAGGTCGTCGTGCTCCTTGACGGCCAAATTCGCCCCGAGCTCCAGGCTGAGGGTATGGCGCGTGACGTCATCAACCGTATTCAGCGGCTGCGTAAAAAGGCAGGCCTGCAGCCTACGGACGAGATTGACTCGTACTATCGGTTTACCGAGGGTATGAATGAGGCGCTAGACGATGTCATGAAGACGCAGACGGATGTATTTGTGCGAAACATTCGCCGCGTCCCCCGTCCTGCCAGCGAGCTGAAGACGGATGCGTCCGTCGTTTGTGAAGAGGAACAGGAAGTCCAGGATATCAAGTTCATGCTtacgctcgtgcgtgcgacgtAA
- a CDS encoding U4/U6.U5 tri-snRNP component SNU23, which yields MPETDWDVANSAGDVRTKRGQMPSQRRRRELPKPTRAMQAHQDLDLEKDSGTIRLVENEDGRGGGPGFYCDVCKKTCKDSVGYLDHINGRMHLRRLGQTTQAERGTLQSVKDRIAYIRAERALGATPAQRYDFDARLRQIAADQRREHEQRRRDRQEERLRKKPRSDEDVVVQDDADVMAAMGFGSFGSTR from the coding sequence ATGCCCGAGACAGATTGGGACGTAGCCAACAGTGCAGGGGATGTTCGCACCAAGCGTGGACAAATGCCTTCTCAACGCCGGCGGAGAGAGCTTCCGAAGCCGACTCGAGCTATGCAGGCTCACCAGGATCTTGACCTCGAAAAGGACAGTGGCACCATACGCCTGGTGGAAAATGAAGATGGCCGTGGTGGGGGCCCGGGCTTTTACTGTGACGTATGCAAAAAGACTTGCAAGGACAGCGTCGGGTACCTGGATCATATCAATGGGCGCATGCACCTGCGCAGATTAGGGCAAACTACCCAGGCTGAGCGTGGGACGCTCCAAAGCGTGAAGGATCGCATTGCCTATATACGAGCTGAGCGTGCCTTAGGAGCAACGCCGGCCCAACGCTACGATTTTGATGCAAGACTTCGGCAGATTGCTGCGGACCAGCGCCGAGAACACGAGCAGCGTCGACGTGATCGGCAAGAAGAGCGCCTCCGCAAAAAGCCTCGATCAGATGAGGACGTTGTCGTGCAGGACGATGCAGATGTCATGGCTGCCATGGGCTTTGGCAGCTTTGGTTCTACACGCTAG
- a CDS encoding SAP domain ribonucleoprotein: MEAKLQTFKVAELKDLLLRANLSTSGNKPDLIKRLLENPEATKSLEASVGEAAPQPAEPPKQDTPAPAAEPTRDPAPQNAEPVASGKPSETERKNALLAELEKRKARAIRFGQPYEDVEKQILRIQKFGIEEDAHTNRLDTELKKDHGKRGAPVKPAPAASAEPEVDPEELERRKRRAERFGLVPNETKEHAEKKKRVA; this comes from the exons ATGGAAGCGAAGCTTCAGACATTCAAAGTCGCTGAACTGAAAGATCTGTTGTTGAGAGCGAACCTTTCGACTTCCGGCAACAAGCCTGATCTGATCAAGCGCCTGTTGGAAAACCCAGAAGCGACCAAGTCGCTCGAGGCATCTGTCGGCGAAGCTGCTCCACAGCCTGCCGAACCGCCCAAGCAGGACACACCAGCACCTGCGGCAGAGCCCACTCGTGATCCTGCCCCGCAGAACGCTGAGCCTGTCGCATCTGGCAAGCCATCCGAGACAGAGCGCAAGAATGCACTCTTAGCTGAGTTGGAGAAGCGCAAGGCCCGCGCTATCCGGTTCGGCCAGCCATATGAAGATGTTGAAAAGCAAATTCTGCGAATTCAAAAGTTTGGCATAGAAGAGGATGCGCATACGAATCGACTCGACACGGAGCTCAAGAAAGACCATGGAAAGCGCGGTGCGCCGGTCAagccagcgccggcggccTCTGCCGAGCCAGAAGTGGAT CCTGAAGAACTTGAGCGGAGAAAGCGCCGTGCTGAGCGCTTTGGACTGGTGCCTAATGAAACCAAAGAGCACGCTGAGAAAAAGAAGCGCGTCGCATAG
- a CDS encoding HIT finger domain protein, which translates to MDTCAACQKTAAKYTCPYCRAKTCSLPCFQEHKNASSSCKAARSKHEHASRLGPPISILGLERGPTSRFVPMNKYDYNQLMEDYQFLNQVGRMVSTTGRALYEGKLLGSKSAGEQRRAPASVQRRDALAKQLSFHKLPIMLLPDGMSKRKLNRTQWDTKHQRMLYSAHLSFPCASPNPLVQGWLFHRMEGGADIVQSVLVEMERICARLQDARPADEAPASKRARTEMLPEVWASLGVPCTLSDRAGSLPTNGVLLLHVYEIRLRNESTSKFLDWWIRKGAALESEASPPSTSTTPMIQPHALQAVSQLRPDKDTVATSPLDSHTRQYYIRIVPGMTFESVLRSIPSAFGLVEYFDLEWWHVDALRDAERKSQVSVMTIPTPAPPPTLVAYASDSE; encoded by the coding sequence ATGGACACTTGCGCAGCCTGCCAAAAGACGGCTGCCAAGTACACTTGTCCATACTGTCGTGCCAAGACATGCTCGTTGCCGTGCTTTCAGGAGCACAAGAATGCTTCGTCCTCTTGCAAAGCAGCGCGTTCGAAGCATGaacatgcatcgcgtctTGGTCCGCCCATATCCATCTTGGGCCTTGAGCGTGGACCCACCTCGCGCTTTGTCCCGATGAACAAGTACGACTACAATCAGCTCATGGAAGACTATCAGTTTCTCAACCAGGTAGGCCGCATGGTCTCTACAACAGGTCGTGCGCTGTACGAAGGCAAATTACTGGGAAGCAAGAGCGCAGGCGaacagcgacgcgcgcctgcgtccgtacagcgccgcgatgcactGGCAAAGCAGCTTTCTTTTCACAAGCTGCCTATTATGCTCTTGCCTGACGGCATGTCAAAACGTAAACTGAATCGCACGCAGTGGGATACTAAGCATCAACGCATGTTGTACTCGGCCCATTTGTCCTTTCCATGTGCATCTCCGAATCCTCTGGTGCAAGGCTGGCTCTTTCACCGCATGGAAGGAGGTGCGGATATCGTCCAAAGTGTTTTGGTGGAAATGGAGCGGATCTGTGCGCGTCTGCAGGACGCTCGCCCCGCGGACGAGGCTCCTGCATCGAAACGGGCTCGCACAGAGATGCTGCCAGAGGTATGGGCGTCGCTAGGTGTGCCGTGCACCCTATCTGATCGGGCTGGAAGTTTGCCGACAAATGGTGTATTGCTACTGCATGTCTACGAGATCCGACTTCGAAATGAAAGCACATCCAAGTTTCTTGATTGGTGGATCCGGAAAGGAGCAGCTCTTGAGAGCGAGGCATCACCTCCTTCTACATCCACCACACCGATGATCCAGCCGCATGCATTGCAAGCGGTCTCACAGCTTCGACCGGATAAAGACACAGTGGCCACATCACCTCTTGATTCCCATACAAGGCAGTACTACATACGTATTGTGCCTGGTATGACCTTTGAATCGGTGCTTCGGTCTATACCGTCAGCGTTTGGGCTCGTGGAGTACTTTGACCTGGAGTGGTGGcatgtggatgcgctcagggacgccgagcgcaaGAGCCAAGTGAGCGTCATGACCATACCCACGCCTGCGCCACCACCGACGCTGGTCGCCTATGCATCCGACAGTGAATAG
- a CDS encoding homeobox domain protein: protein MASPAQGTQNDNLASLLDSWKQICVEGFLDDLHAYANSISDVQKEALLARKNLADRTREFKRQEPETQLEGIRALLKSYQSQIDALTTRAKQAETLVLDAHARLVQLRDPSQQFEMLHEELAHAQEHLQLRSDYSQLFAERRDLEQQLAQAEARAVALSEQAAQASSETQAMISKAVAAATQRASERTERVERELAAARGHLRELCASHEQLTQQLLAPQSSDQDSRNIEGLLSDLQRANQRAAQAEHNMVLLREEVDKTKASEAKATAARIRAMEEHMTKQVEAHAQQIRSLEQARDAARIQNGKERDLLAQRLQAVMEEKAQIQEALVQRSDYAEIKRELDVLRAVEFAGDEMESLQEGDSSSLESQLVRRNHRLQDELATMRATLADAQRSSAATQLEMEEQAQRISDLVTKNTHLEKDLLGVASSGGHLQSDMKDLIPIVTGQRDRFRARNAELENSLRTQNHAMTELRSEIKRLQADNVSMYEKVRYLQGYGRHQALDAPHSPTKPMEAEEAYRVRYEASIHPFEAFRDREHTRAIASLGPVDRLIHMLASGILANSYLRWVYVGYMAMLHLIVFFMLLEAGHRVAQV, encoded by the exons ATGGCCAGTCCCGCACAGGGCACACAAAATGACAATCTGGCATCCTTGTTAGATTCATGGAAGCAAATATGTGTTGAAGGATTTTTAGATGACTTACATGCGTACGCGAACTCTATATCAGACGTCCAGAAAGAGGCACTTCTTGCACGGAAAAATCTCGCCGATCGTACTCGTGAATTCAAGCGCCAGGAACCTGAGACACAATTGGAGGGTATTCGTGCCCTACTCAAGTCGTATCAATCCCAAATTGATGCACTTACGACCCGTGCTAAACAGGCCGAGACACTTGTActtgatgcgcacgcccGGCTCGTCCAATTACGCGATCCGTCCCAGCAATTCGAGATGCTGCATGAAGAGCTTGCCCATGCTCAAGAGCATCTCCAACTCAGATCTGACTACTCGCAACTTTTTGCTGAACGACGTGATTTAGAGCAGCAACTTGCGCAGGCCGAGGCTCGGGCCGTGGCATTGAGTGAGCAGGCTGCTCAAGCCTCTTCTGAAACACAAGCGATGATTTCCAAGGCTGTAGCGGCTGCGACCCAACGTGCCTCTGAACGAACAGAGCGTGTGGAACGTGAACTAGCCGCTGCACGGGGACATCTTCGCGAACTCTGTGCGAGTCACGAACAACTTACACAACAGCTCCTCGCTCCTCAATCATCTGACCAAGACTCGCGGAACATAGAAGGTCTCTTGTCCGATCTCCAACGTGCGAACCaacgcgctgcgcaagccGAACATAATATGGTTCTACTCCGTGAAGAAGTAGACAAAACAAAAGCGAGTGAAGCCAAAGCTACTGCTGCCAGGATCAGAGCCATGGAAGAACACATGACAAAACAGGTTGAAGCACATGCTCAACAGATTCGTTCGCTTGAGCAAGCGCGGGACGCTGCACGTATTCAGAACGGTAAAGAACGAGACTTGCTTGCACAACGCCTGCAAGCCGTTATGGAAGAAAAAGCCCAAATCCAAGAGGCACTAGTACAGCGCTCAGACTATGCAGAGATAAAGCGCGAGCTGGACGTTCTACGTGCGGTTGAGTTTGCAGGAGATGAGATGGAGTCTTTACAAGAAGGTGACTCTTCATCCCTTGAATCACAACTGGTACGGCGGAATCACCGCTTGCAAGACGAACTTGCAACGATGCGTGCCACGTTGGCAGATGCGCAACGAAGTTCGGCTGCCACGCAGCTGGAGATGGAAGAACAAGCTCAGCGTATCTCGGATCTCGTGACAAAGAACACACATCTTGAGAAGGATCTGTTAGGCGTAGCATCCTCTGGGGGGCACCTACAGTCTGATATGAAGGATCTCATACCTATTGTTACGGGTCAGCGCGACCGATTCCGTGCACGGAATGCTGAGCTGGAAAACTCTCTGCGCACCCAAAATCATGCAATGACAGAATTGCGCTCTGAAATCAAGCGTTTACAAGCAGATAATGTCAGCATGTACGAGAAGGTACGATACTTGCAAGGCTACGGACGCCATCAGGCTTTAGACGCGCCCCACTCTCCCACAAAGCCCATGGAGGCAGAGGAAGCGTATCGCGTCAGATACGAAGCATCTATTCATCCATTTGAGGCATTTCGTGACAGAGAGCATACTCGCGCGATTGCCTCCCTCGGTCCGGTGGACCGTCTGATTCATATGCTCGCTAGTGGCATTTTAGCCAACTCATATTTGCGCTGGGTCTACGTCGGCTATATGGCTATGCTTCATCTAATTGTATTTTTCATGCTTCTGGAGGCGGGTCACAG AGTTGCCCAAGTTTGA
- a CDS encoding F-type H+-transporting ATPase subunit gamma: MNFRAASRPALATALGVRCAAAPTLAGFHVSAAPQASLRELEARVKSVKNIEKITKSMKMIAATRLGRAQRAMDSAVAFGDASEELFKQAEVEAPKDSERVLFVVVSSDRGLCGGIHSSVSKKTRAAVAELAKAGGEQPSIIVLGEKAKGQLSRALPNNLVLSFNQIGKGVPTYEDALAISTTILKHNIPFDKVNIVYNKYVSSLSFESAITTVHTEEALLNAPKFGAYEIEEGISRDLAEFSLTNSIFYTLVEGHASEINSRRNAMDNASKNAGDMITSLNLLYNRGRQAKITNELIDIITGASSL; this comes from the coding sequence ATGAACTTCCGTGCAGCTTCTAGGCCCGCTCTTGCGACGGCACTTGGTGTgcgctgtgctgctgctcctACGCTGGCGGGCTTCCATGTGAGTGCCGCTCCTCAGGCGTCGCTTCGTGAGTTGGAGGCTCGCGTTAAGAGTGTTAAGAACATTGAAAAGATCACCAAGTCCATGAAGATGATTGCCGCTACGCGTCTTGGCCGTGCTCAGCGTGCTATGGACTCGGCTGTTGCCTTCGGCGACGCTAGCGAGGAGCTGTTCAAGCAGGCCGAGGTGGAAGCCCCAAAGGACAGTGAACGTGTACTCTTTGTGGTGGTGTCCTCGGACCGTGGTCTCTGCGGTGGTATTCACTCGTCTGTATCTAAGAAGACGCGCGCTGCTGTAGCTGAGCTCGCTAAGGCTGGCGGTGAGCAGCCGAGCATCATCGTTCTTGGTGAGAAGGCCAAGGGTCAGCTGAGCCGTGCTCTGCCGAACAACCTTGTGCTCTCGTTCAACCAGATCGGTAAGGGCGTGCCAACATACGAGGATGCCCTGGCCATCAGCACCACCATCCTGAAGCACAACATTCCGTTTGACAAGGTCAACATTGTGTACAACAAGTACGTGTCGTCGCTTTCGTTCGAGTCGGCCATCACGACCGTCCACACCGAGGAGGCGCTTCTGAACGCCCCCAAATTCGGCGCTTACGAGATCGAAGAGGGCATCTCGCGGGATCTGGCTGAGTTCTCGCTGACGAACTCCATCTTCTACACACTGGTTGAGGGCCACGCCTCCGAAATCAACAGCAGGCGTAACGCTATGGACAACGCCTCGAAGAACGCTGGTGACATGATTACGAGCCTCAACCTGCTCTACAACCGTGGTCGTCAAGCCAAGATTACGAACGAGCTCATCGATATCATTACcggtgcctcgtcgctCTAA
- a CDS encoding carbamoyl-phosphate synthase small subunit — MHCFLSQKSQNMYRFSLHRLSSFRRLARTVTTWSPAPASQPASLKLKTGEAFEGRSFGAPRSVFGETVFTTAITSYTDSLTDPSYTGQLLAFTQPLVGNYGVPDNTRAGSSRQHPKDVDIGCFLESNGIKVSGVIVSELCERFSHFEAFESLASWCARHNVPGIQGVDTRALTTILRNQGSTLGAILVGDEHQRIPDQSEFVDPMERNLIAEVSTKEPYTLHPVNGPSSARAHIALIDFGLKANILRWLLRHDTSVTVLPWNYDFFSVRDQFDGLFLSNGPGSPNSVASIMPGIRRTIDEWDRPIFGICMGHQVIGVAVGLRAYRMKFGNRGHNQPVLALGHGNMRVDPGRVYITSQNHGYALAYNETGPDAWPQDWQPWFVNANDWSIEGIVRTGGLDKHAPVWGVQFHPEHAGGPEDTNPLFDDYVEQVVRYKLKRGA; from the coding sequence ATGCATTGCTTTTTAAGTCAGAAATCGCAAAATATGTATCGTTTTTCTCTTCATCGCCTCTCGTCGTTTCGTCGTCTAGCGCGTACGGTCACCACATGGtctccagcgcctgcttcgCAGCCAGCATCGCTTAAGCTCAAGACTGGGGAAGCATTTGAGGGCCGCTCGTTCGGTGCTCCGCGCAGTGTATTTGGTGAGACTGTGTTCACGACAGCTATCACGTCGTACACAGATTCGCTCACAGACCCATCTTATACAGGCCAACTTCTTGCCTTCACTCAGCCACTTGTCGGAAATTACGGCGTGCCAGACAATACTCGAGCTGGCTCTTCTCGTCAGCATCCCAAAGATGTCGACATTGGTTGTTTCCTTGAATCAAATGGGATCAAGGTTTCGGGTGTGATTGTGAGTGAGTTGTGTGAACGTTTTTCCCATTTTGAAGCGTTCGAGTCTCTTGCCAGCTGGTGTGCTCGTCACAATGTGCCTGGTATCCAAGGTGTTGATACTCGTGCTTTGACAACAATCCTGCGGAACCAGGGATCCACACTAGGCGCTATCCTCGTGGGTGACGAGCATCAGCGCATCCCCGACCAGTCCGAGTTTGTCGATCCTATGGAAAGGAATCTTATCGCTGAAGTGTCGACCAAAGAACCGTATACGCTTCATCCAGTGAACGGTCCATCTTCAGCTCGTGCACACATTGCACTGATTGACTTTGGTTTAAAAGCCAACATTTTGCGCTGGCTCTTGCGTCACGACACAAGTGTGACAGTGCTGCCGTGGAACTATGATTTTTTTTCTGTGCGTGATCAATTTGATGGTCTTTTTCTAAGCAATGGACCTGGTAGTCCCAATTCGGTGGCTTCCATTATGCCTGGTATCCGTCGCACGATTGATGAATGGGACCGCCCCATCTTTGGTATCTGCATGGGTCACCAGGTGATTGGTGTAGCCGTGGGACTGCGTGCGTACCGTATGAAATTTGGCAACCGTGGCCACAACCAGCCCGTTTTGGCTCTTGGTCACGGCAACATGCGTGTTGATCCCGGTCGTGTTTACATAACGTCTCAGAACCATGGGTATGCGCTGGCGTACAATGAGACGGGTCCAGATGCATGGCCTCAAGACTGGCAGCCATGGTTTGTCAATGCAAATGACTGGAGTATTGAAGGCATTGTTCGCACAGGTGGTCTCGATAAGCATGCACCTGTGTGGGGTGTGCAGTTCCACCCTGAGCATGCAGGTGGCCCCGAGGATACCAACCCTCTGTTTGATGACTACGTGGAACAGGTTGTTCGGTATAAATTGAAGCGCGGTGCTTAA